In Rhodoligotrophos defluvii, a genomic segment contains:
- a CDS encoding cupin domain-containing protein, protein MSRRKALRWRDLPTKEVLDGMMHRAAYRSDEALLTFNWIEPGMPRWMPHSHPFDQIVITVRGTQILEIENEILRCPAGSIARVPANAKHTGWPEGDEQVLNIDVFAPPRPDYLHFAAHQSEYPQPEPGYPVYHQNPRAAPPGGKWMEDTTGLLYRWEDLPKTSIEGGKMERAAFRGDHTLLSFNWVPPHTERMTPHKHPFDQLVLVMSGSLALEIEGEVTECPPESIIRIPAGATHTGWANGDEPVLNLDVFAPAREDYLPLTKYQKDYA, encoded by the coding sequence ATGAGCCGCAGGAAGGCGCTGAGATGGAGGGATCTTCCCACTAAGGAAGTTCTCGACGGCATGATGCACCGCGCCGCGTACCGGAGCGACGAGGCGCTGCTGACTTTCAACTGGATCGAGCCGGGGATGCCGCGCTGGATGCCGCACTCGCATCCGTTCGACCAAATCGTCATCACCGTGCGCGGTACACAGATCCTCGAGATCGAGAACGAGATCCTGAGGTGTCCGGCGGGGTCGATCGCGCGCGTGCCGGCGAATGCGAAGCACACCGGCTGGCCCGAAGGCGACGAGCAGGTGCTCAACATCGACGTGTTCGCGCCGCCGCGCCCCGACTATCTTCATTTCGCCGCGCACCAGAGCGAGTATCCGCAGCCTGAGCCGGGCTACCCGGTCTATCACCAGAATCCGAGAGCGGCCCCGCCGGGCGGCAAATGGATGGAGGACACAACCGGCCTGCTCTACCGCTGGGAAGACTTGCCGAAGACCTCGATCGAAGGCGGCAAGATGGAGCGGGCGGCCTTCCGGGGCGACCACACGCTCCTGTCGTTCAACTGGGTGCCGCCGCATACCGAGCGGATGACGCCGCACAAACACCCGTTCGACCAGCTTGTTCTCGTGATGTCGGGTTCACTGGCACTCGAGATCGAAGGCGAGGTTACCGAGTGCCCGCCCGAGTCCATCATCCGAATCCCTGCCGGCGCGACGCATACCGGCTGGGCCAACGGTGACGAACCGGTGCTCAATCTCGATGTCTTTGCTCCTGCACGTGAGGATTATCTCCCCCTCACGAAATACCAAAAGGACTACGCATAA
- a CDS encoding TRAP transporter substrate-binding protein: MKRICLSVLALSAATLWTFGAMAQTVELRLAHGSPRGHQNAMHADMLAEKINEISGGDVKVTVYGDRQLGDDADMIQLVQSGTVDMAYASSVNFPLTLNKVAFDALQLPGLASSYEHLGRMLGSEPAIAMLDSLEGDGLKGLCYSEGGLRHFLNKAKPIKTVEDFKGLKTRIVPIPLHRAIWQHLGANPVGVPYGEVYTAMQTNVIDAVEFNASSINADKIYENAKYLTLTAHYFWPGLFFMNKAKYDSLPPKAQEAIVKSCRELVPAFMETAAEAEGVLLDKLRAAGVEVHEFTDRPALLEKTKPVFDEWSGKDPLIGKFIAEAKELE; this comes from the coding sequence ATGAAACGGATATGTCTTTCGGTCCTGGCGTTGTCGGCTGCCACGCTGTGGACGTTCGGCGCGATGGCGCAAACAGTCGAGCTTCGGCTCGCGCACGGCTCGCCGCGCGGCCATCAGAATGCGATGCATGCCGACATGCTGGCCGAAAAGATCAATGAGATCTCGGGCGGCGACGTCAAGGTGACCGTCTACGGCGATCGCCAGCTTGGCGACGACGCCGACATGATACAGCTCGTCCAGTCGGGAACGGTCGACATGGCTTACGCCTCCTCGGTCAATTTTCCGCTCACGCTCAACAAGGTCGCCTTCGATGCCCTGCAGCTTCCGGGACTGGCATCGAGCTACGAGCATCTTGGGCGCATGCTGGGTTCCGAGCCGGCGATCGCGATGCTGGACTCCCTCGAAGGGGACGGTCTCAAGGGCCTCTGCTACAGCGAGGGTGGCCTGCGTCACTTCCTCAACAAGGCAAAGCCGATCAAGACGGTCGAGGACTTCAAGGGGTTGAAGACACGCATCGTGCCGATCCCGCTGCATCGCGCGATCTGGCAACATCTCGGCGCCAATCCCGTGGGCGTTCCCTATGGCGAGGTCTACACGGCGATGCAGACCAATGTCATCGACGCGGTGGAGTTCAACGCGTCGTCCATAAACGCCGACAAGATCTACGAGAATGCGAAATACCTGACGCTGACGGCGCATTATTTCTGGCCGGGGCTGTTCTTCATGAACAAGGCCAAATATGACTCGCTGCCGCCGAAAGCGCAGGAAGCGATCGTGAAATCCTGCCGCGAACTGGTGCCTGCCTTCATGGAGACGGCGGCCGAGGCGGAGGGCGTGCTCCTGGACAAGCTGCGCGCAGCTGGCGTCGAGGTGCATGAGTTTACCGACCGCCCGGCGCTGCTTGAAAAGACGAAGCCAGTCTTTGACGAATGGTCCGGCAAGGATCCGCTGATCGGCAAGTTCATCGCCGAAGCCAAGGAACTGGAATAG
- a CDS encoding TRAP transporter small permease, with product MGLSERKTASSFAERLLRVYNLAVTAIGVVLMTTIVAVMGSQVFFRYVLNDSLIWAEEFSSYMLVLISFLLLGAAFQRGEMMNIELLMARLPPRLRAAANVPISLAMIGFLLVLSYYSYRFALLNRTTSIPALDFIISSLTGETRTVVVSRFWLYLTLPIGMCILALHLAVAMMRDLAVAVGRMSPADQPRYADAGD from the coding sequence ATGGGCTTATCCGAGCGCAAGACGGCATCGTCCTTCGCCGAACGGCTGCTGCGCGTCTACAACCTTGCGGTGACTGCGATCGGCGTCGTGCTGATGACCACCATCGTGGCCGTCATGGGGTCCCAGGTGTTCTTCCGCTACGTCCTCAACGACTCGCTCATCTGGGCCGAGGAATTCAGCAGCTACATGCTGGTCCTGATTTCATTTCTGCTGCTGGGCGCGGCGTTCCAGCGCGGGGAGATGATGAATATCGAGCTGCTGATGGCACGCCTGCCGCCGCGCCTCCGTGCGGCGGCCAACGTCCCCATCTCCCTAGCCATGATAGGCTTCCTGCTGGTGCTCAGCTACTACAGCTATCGCTTCGCGCTGCTCAACCGTACAACGAGCATCCCCGCGCTTGATTTCATCATTTCATCGCTGACGGGCGAGACCCGCACGGTGGTGGTATCGCGCTTCTGGCTCTACCTGACCCTCCCAATCGGCATGTGCATCCTGGCGCTCCATCTGGCCGTCGCGATGATGCGCGATCTCGCCGTAGCCGTGGGACGGATGTCGCCGGCCGATCAACCACGGTACGCCGACGCAGGGGATTGA
- a CDS encoding TRAP transporter large permease gives MGLFLGGLAGYLLIGVPIAMALGMAAFTYLLVTGSVSMMMIFPQRMLGSVNQFVLLTIPLFLLAGNLMNHGGITQRILTFANACVGHRKGGLSLVNVVSSMFFGGVSGAAAADTSALGTILIPGMTRSGYPVDYAAGLTAVSSVVGSIIPPSIIMVLYGVLTGTSIAQLFLAGVVPGIMVGLSLLVYAAWVADRRGYPVAERMSMPERFASFVQAFPVLLLPFIILGGILLGVFTPTESAAVAVIYALILSAAYRSLSLRNLIDALSTTAIMTAGIMFIVSMASIVQFILSFERIPAEVTQVILGLTDNPTLLVLLIVGFLLLLGMFLEPIAAMIISLPVLFEVAQVINLDPIHFGMIVVLTLAIGLATPPVGICLFIACAIANISLEQISRVALPMIGVVLIVLLLVTFVPALSTALPSIMLPR, from the coding sequence ATGGGGCTTTTTCTGGGCGGGCTCGCGGGCTACCTGCTGATTGGCGTTCCCATTGCCATGGCCCTGGGCATGGCGGCCTTCACCTACCTGCTGGTGACGGGGAGCGTCTCGATGATGATGATCTTCCCGCAACGCATGCTGGGAAGCGTCAACCAGTTCGTGCTGCTGACCATTCCGCTTTTTCTGCTCGCAGGCAATCTGATGAATCACGGCGGCATCACTCAGCGCATTCTCACCTTCGCCAATGCGTGCGTGGGCCACCGCAAGGGCGGCCTGTCGCTGGTCAACGTGGTTTCGAGCATGTTCTTCGGCGGCGTGAGCGGTGCGGCCGCGGCCGACACCTCCGCCCTCGGAACCATCCTCATCCCCGGAATGACCCGCTCCGGCTATCCGGTCGACTATGCTGCAGGCCTGACCGCGGTCTCCTCGGTGGTCGGCTCCATCATACCGCCGAGTATCATCATGGTGCTCTACGGCGTGCTGACCGGCACCTCGATCGCGCAGCTGTTCCTCGCTGGTGTCGTGCCCGGGATCATGGTCGGCCTCAGCCTGCTCGTTTATGCAGCGTGGGTCGCGGACCGCCGCGGCTATCCGGTGGCCGAGCGGATGTCGATGCCCGAGCGCTTCGCCTCTTTCGTGCAGGCCTTCCCGGTCTTGCTGCTGCCGTTCATCATTCTGGGCGGCATTTTGCTGGGCGTATTCACGCCGACCGAATCCGCGGCGGTCGCCGTCATTTACGCGCTGATCCTCAGCGCCGCCTACAGGTCGCTCAGCCTGCGCAACCTCATCGACGCGCTGTCGACGACGGCGATCATGACGGCGGGCATCATGTTCATCGTATCGATGGCAAGCATCGTGCAGTTCATACTCAGCTTCGAGCGCATCCCGGCGGAGGTCACGCAGGTCATCCTCGGCCTGACGGACAACCCCACGCTGCTGGTGCTTCTGATCGTCGGCTTCCTGCTGCTGCTGGGCATGTTCCTCGAGCCGATCGCCGCCATGATCATCTCGCTGCCGGTGCTGTTCGAAGTCGCACAGGTCATCAATCTCGACCCCATCCACTTCGGCATGATCGTGGTTCTGACGCTGGCCATCGGCCTCGCGACGCCGCCGGTCGGAATCTGCCTGTTCATCGCGTGCGCGATCGCCAACATCTCGCTGGAGCAAATATCGCGCGTCGCGCTTCCCATGATCGGTGTCGTGCTGATCGTTCTGCTTCTGGTGACATTCGTGCCGGCGCTTTCGACCGCCCTTCCCTCGATCATGCTGCCGCGCTGA
- the ggt gene encoding gamma-glutamyltransferase produces MRNFEIPGRSLVMSRRGMAATSHPAATLTAVNVLQRGGNAIDAAVAACAVQCVVEPGSTGIGGDCFALLSRGGTDDIIGYNGAGRAPAAATAEWYKAQGYSEIPRQSPHAVTIPGAVDAWATLVRDHGTRDFGELLQPAIELARDGYVISPRVAADWANQEALLRGNKDTARIFLPGDRVPAAGTVHRQPELATTLALIAEHGPDAFYRGPAATDMLECLQALGGLHTLDDFKSAKGDYVSPIKTKFRGYEVFECPPSGQGVIALMILNILAGFEAKGDPLSADRLHVEIEATRLAYSIRDAVLADPAQVDVPIEWLLSEKLAEQLRSQIDLKRALEAPPAYMPPNHRDTVYITVVDKERNAVSFINSLFHPFGSGLVSPKTGILLHNRGQSFVLEPGHPNAIAPGKRPLHTIIPGILVRDGKVQMPFGVMGGHYQAMGHAHLMTKIIDFGLDLQTAIALPRLFPKPGTDQVEVEGTMPPDTRMELERRGFKLVPPSWAIGGAQAIWIDWNTGALYGGSDHRKDGCALGW; encoded by the coding sequence ATGCGAAACTTTGAAATCCCAGGCCGATCTCTCGTCATGTCGCGGCGCGGCATGGCGGCCACGTCGCATCCAGCGGCTACGCTGACGGCAGTAAACGTTCTCCAGCGTGGCGGAAATGCGATAGACGCCGCCGTCGCAGCCTGTGCGGTGCAGTGCGTTGTGGAGCCCGGCTCCACTGGAATCGGTGGCGACTGCTTTGCGCTGCTGTCCAGAGGCGGGACCGACGACATCATTGGCTATAACGGGGCGGGGCGTGCTCCAGCGGCTGCAACGGCCGAGTGGTATAAGGCACAGGGCTATTCCGAGATCCCGCGGCAGTCCCCGCACGCCGTGACCATCCCGGGCGCGGTGGACGCATGGGCGACCCTGGTCAGAGACCATGGCACGAGGGATTTCGGCGAACTGCTCCAGCCGGCGATCGAGCTGGCGCGGGACGGCTATGTCATATCCCCGCGCGTCGCCGCTGATTGGGCCAATCAGGAGGCGCTCCTCCGCGGAAACAAGGACACGGCGCGGATATTCTTGCCGGGCGATCGCGTGCCCGCCGCCGGCACGGTACATCGTCAGCCGGAACTCGCGACCACGCTTGCGCTCATCGCCGAGCATGGGCCCGATGCCTTCTATCGCGGTCCAGCGGCAACGGACATGCTGGAGTGCCTGCAGGCGTTGGGCGGTCTTCACACTCTTGATGATTTCAAGTCGGCCAAGGGAGACTACGTCAGCCCGATCAAGACAAAATTTCGCGGGTATGAAGTGTTCGAGTGCCCGCCGAGCGGCCAGGGCGTCATCGCCTTGATGATCCTCAACATTCTCGCAGGCTTCGAGGCCAAGGGAGATCCCTTGTCCGCCGATCGTCTCCATGTGGAGATCGAGGCAACCCGTCTTGCCTATTCAATTCGGGATGCGGTGCTTGCCGACCCGGCGCAGGTCGATGTTCCGATTGAGTGGCTGCTATCGGAGAAGCTCGCCGAGCAGCTCCGCAGCCAGATCGATCTGAAACGGGCGTTGGAAGCCCCTCCGGCCTATATGCCGCCGAACCACCGGGACACGGTCTATATCACCGTCGTCGACAAGGAGCGCAACGCCGTCAGCTTCATCAATTCGCTGTTCCATCCCTTTGGCAGCGGGCTGGTTTCGCCGAAAACCGGTATCCTCCTGCACAATCGCGGGCAAAGCTTCGTGTTGGAACCAGGCCATCCCAACGCGATCGCCCCCGGAAAGCGGCCGCTTCACACCATCATTCCCGGCATTCTGGTCCGCGATGGAAAGGTTCAGATGCCGTTCGGGGTGATGGGTGGCCACTATCAGGCGATGGGCCATGCTCATCTCATGACCAAGATCATCGATTTCGGCCTCGATCTGCAAACGGCCATTGCGCTGCCGCGTCTGTTTCCGAAACCGGGCACCGATCAGGTCGAAGTCGAGGGGACCATGCCGCCGGACACGCGCATGGAACTCGAGCGGCGCGGCTTCAAGCTCGTTCCGCCCTCCTGGGCGATCGGCGGCGCGCAAGCCATTTGGATCGACTGGAATACCGGCGCTCTCTATGGCGGCTCCGACCACCGCAAGGATGGGTGCGCACTCGGCTGGTAG
- the speB gene encoding agmatinase, whose product MVDLSKLSRLREKYGTAAGGDIFDPAFRRVAELVFKDGDRRPAPYAGVPTLLKAPYRPDAPDQPGFGGLDIALIGIPMDLGVTNRSGARFGPRAVRDVERVGPYEHVLRMVPSAVCEIADIGDVPFRSRFDLATCHEDIETFIRRAVDAGVLPLSVGGDHSVSLPILRAIGRDRPVGMIHIDAHCDTGGSFEGCKFHHGGPFRQAVLDGVLDPERTIQIGIRGNSEYLWEFSFESGMTVIHAEEIAELGLGAVIERARAVAGDGPTYVSFDIDSLDPAFAPGTGTPEIGGLTTSEALRLLRGLIDLNIVGGDVVEVAPQYDSTSITAQAGAQMLFELLCLATGAIKSRRGREGDPGSLAPGPRR is encoded by the coding sequence ATGGTTGATCTCAGCAAGCTCAGCAGGCTCCGTGAGAAATACGGGACGGCTGCGGGAGGTGATATTTTCGATCCCGCCTTCAGGCGGGTTGCCGAGCTGGTCTTCAAGGACGGCGACCGTCGTCCTGCGCCCTATGCAGGCGTGCCCACCCTCCTGAAAGCACCTTATCGGCCGGATGCACCCGACCAGCCGGGCTTCGGCGGTCTCGACATAGCGCTCATAGGCATACCGATGGATCTCGGTGTGACAAACCGGTCCGGCGCCCGCTTTGGCCCGCGCGCCGTCAGAGACGTCGAGCGGGTCGGCCCATATGAGCATGTGCTCCGGATGGTGCCGAGCGCCGTGTGCGAAATCGCAGATATCGGCGATGTACCGTTCCGCAGCCGGTTCGACCTGGCCACCTGCCACGAGGACATCGAGACATTCATCCGCCGGGCGGTTGACGCTGGCGTCTTGCCGCTCTCGGTCGGCGGCGATCACTCCGTCAGCCTGCCCATTCTGCGGGCGATCGGCAGAGATCGGCCGGTGGGCATGATCCATATCGACGCCCATTGCGACACCGGCGGTTCCTTCGAGGGTTGCAAATTCCATCACGGCGGACCGTTCCGCCAGGCCGTGCTCGACGGCGTCCTCGATCCCGAGCGGACCATTCAGATCGGGATACGGGGAAATTCCGAATATCTATGGGAGTTCTCGTTCGAGTCGGGCATGACCGTCATCCACGCGGAAGAAATTGCCGAACTGGGCCTTGGTGCCGTGATCGAGCGTGCCAGGGCAGTCGCAGGGGACGGCCCGACCTACGTTTCCTTCGACATCGACAGCTTGGACCCGGCCTTCGCTCCTGGAACCGGGACGCCAGAAATTGGAGGTCTCACCACGAGCGAGGCCCTGCGGCTGCTGCGTGGTCTTATCGACCTCAATATCGTGGGTGGGGACGTGGTGGAGGTGGCGCCGCAATATGACAGCACCTCGATCACGGCTCAGGCCGGAGCGCAAATGCTCTTCGAGCTTCTCTGCCTTGCTACAGGAGCCATTAAGTCGCGACGGGGTCGAGAAGGCGACCCGGGAAGCCTTGCACCGGGTCCACGCAGATAA
- a CDS encoding transporter substrate-binding domain-containing protein, with product MKFLRALAVLSAIGFSTGLAQAQTAPSKITIATEGAYEPWNFSGPGGKLEGFEIDLANDLCKRMNVSCEIVAQDWDGLIPSLNAHKFDAIMASMIATDKRREVMDFSQPYASTLAGIMVDKSGPLANLPGGGAVIDINKDPEKAKQAIDRLREALKGKTIGVQGSTSNAAFLDKYFKGDVEVREYKTTEQHDLDLQAGRLDAIVAQTTSLNSTLQKPGYDTFAIVGPAFTGDVFGEGIAVGLRKEDTKLKQMFDDAISAAMKDGTLKALSEKWFKTDVTPRS from the coding sequence ATGAAATTTCTTCGCGCACTTGCCGTGCTTTCCGCCATTGGCTTTTCCACCGGCCTTGCACAGGCTCAGACGGCACCATCGAAGATTACGATCGCTACGGAAGGCGCTTACGAGCCCTGGAACTTCAGCGGTCCGGGTGGGAAGCTCGAGGGTTTCGAGATCGATCTTGCCAACGATCTCTGCAAGCGCATGAATGTGAGCTGCGAGATCGTGGCGCAAGACTGGGATGGTCTTATTCCCTCGCTGAACGCGCACAAGTTCGACGCGATCATGGCGTCGATGATCGCGACGGACAAGCGCCGCGAGGTCATGGATTTCAGCCAGCCCTACGCATCTACTCTGGCTGGCATCATGGTGGACAAGTCCGGTCCGCTGGCGAACCTGCCCGGCGGAGGCGCGGTCATCGATATCAACAAGGATCCGGAAAAGGCGAAGCAGGCCATCGATCGCTTGAGGGAAGCTCTGAAGGGCAAGACAATCGGCGTCCAGGGCTCAACATCGAATGCAGCCTTTCTCGACAAGTATTTCAAGGGTGATGTCGAGGTGCGCGAATATAAAACGACGGAACAGCATGATCTGGATTTGCAGGCTGGCCGGCTTGACGCCATCGTTGCTCAGACGACTTCTTTGAATTCTACCCTGCAAAAGCCCGGGTATGACACTTTCGCCATCGTCGGTCCAGCCTTCACCGGAGATGTTTTCGGGGAAGGCATTGCGGTGGGCCTCCGGAAGGAGGACACAAAGCTCAAGCAAATGTTCGACGATGCGATCAGCGCGGCAATGAAAGATGGCACGCTCAAAGCACTTTCCGAGAAGTGGTTCAAAACGGACGTAACGCCCCGGTCTTGA
- a CDS encoding ABC transporter permease — MQLSYFELVGFGPNGWGSALLIATCMTIAVATCGFLVGSVIGTIVAWGKIAGNVALRWLADGYTTVLRGIPDLLVIYLFYFGGSAGLSAIGRLFGAEGFVGVPAFVTGALAIGVISGAYQAEVFRGAYQVVSRGELEAARSVGMHRWLMFRRIIIPQVLRYAIPGLGNTWQLVLKESALISVTGLVELLRQSYIAAGSTRRPFDFYITAAILYLFVTWVSTYLFQRAETYSMRGLRRTS; from the coding sequence GTGCAGCTGAGCTATTTCGAGCTCGTCGGTTTCGGCCCGAATGGCTGGGGATCGGCCCTTCTCATCGCAACCTGTATGACGATTGCAGTGGCCACTTGCGGCTTTCTCGTGGGCTCGGTGATCGGAACAATCGTGGCTTGGGGAAAGATCGCCGGGAATGTTGCCCTAAGATGGCTTGCGGACGGCTACACGACGGTGCTGCGGGGCATTCCCGATCTGCTTGTGATCTATCTGTTCTATTTCGGAGGCAGCGCCGGCTTGAGTGCGATCGGTCGGCTGTTCGGCGCCGAGGGATTTGTCGGCGTCCCGGCATTCGTGACCGGGGCTCTCGCGATTGGTGTGATTTCCGGGGCCTATCAGGCGGAAGTGTTTCGCGGCGCCTATCAGGTCGTCAGCCGGGGCGAGCTCGAGGCGGCGCGCTCCGTGGGCATGCATCGGTGGCTCATGTTCCGCCGCATCATCATCCCGCAAGTCTTGCGCTACGCGATTCCCGGCCTCGGCAATACATGGCAGCTCGTGCTCAAGGAATCGGCATTGATTTCCGTGACCGGACTGGTTGAGCTGCTACGCCAGTCATATATCGCAGCGGGATCGACCCGCCGTCCGTTCGATTTCTACATTACAGCGGCGATCCTTTATCTCTTCGTCACCTGGGTCTCGACCTATCTCTTCCAACGTGCCGAGACCTATTCCATGCGCGGCCTGCGGAGGACCTCCTGA